From Longimicrobium sp., a single genomic window includes:
- a CDS encoding UDP-glucose/GDP-mannose dehydrogenase family protein translates to MKIAVVGTGYVGLVAGACLAETGNQVACADIDRAKIDRLNAGEIPIYEPGLEPLVERNLREGRLSFTTDVSAAVAAAEVVFIAVGTPPGEDGSADLKHVLAVAETIGRSMPDDGPEKIVITKSTVPVGTANKVRDAIRRHTARRFHVCSNPEFLKEGAAVQDFMKPDRVVVGVDSEHARDRLAELYAPFVRTGNPVLFMDIASAEITKYAANAMLATRISFMNTIAALCEAVGADVGEVRRGIGSDERIGPAFLFAGIGYGGSCFPKDVKALVHTLCECGVDPAILEGVEKVNAQQKGVLVERVTERFGADLSGRTFAVWGLAFKPETDDMREAPSLTIVRRLCEAGATVRAHDPEAGHEAERHFADLLAGGALELCPRNYDCLPGADALLVLTEWAPYRVPDFDRIRAGLAQPVVFDGRNLWDPARMREMGFEYVSVGRAPAYPPPSVVPARPAVAGAAS, encoded by the coding sequence ATGAAAATCGCGGTGGTGGGAACGGGGTACGTGGGGCTGGTGGCGGGCGCCTGCCTGGCCGAGACGGGAAACCAGGTCGCGTGCGCCGACATCGACCGGGCCAAGATCGACCGCCTGAACGCCGGCGAGATCCCCATCTACGAGCCCGGCCTGGAGCCGCTGGTGGAGCGCAACCTGCGCGAGGGGCGCCTGTCGTTCACCACCGACGTGTCTGCCGCCGTGGCCGCGGCCGAGGTGGTGTTCATCGCCGTGGGCACGCCGCCGGGCGAGGACGGCTCGGCCGACCTGAAGCACGTTCTCGCCGTCGCCGAGACCATCGGGCGCAGCATGCCGGACGACGGCCCCGAGAAGATCGTCATCACCAAGAGCACGGTGCCGGTGGGCACGGCCAACAAGGTGCGCGACGCCATCCGCCGCCACACCGCGCGCCGCTTCCACGTCTGCTCCAACCCCGAGTTCCTGAAGGAGGGCGCCGCGGTCCAGGACTTCATGAAGCCCGACCGCGTGGTGGTGGGGGTGGACTCGGAGCACGCCCGCGACCGGCTGGCCGAGCTGTACGCCCCCTTCGTGCGCACCGGCAACCCGGTGCTGTTCATGGACATCGCCTCGGCCGAGATCACCAAGTACGCGGCCAACGCCATGCTGGCCACGCGCATCTCGTTCATGAACACCATCGCCGCGCTGTGCGAGGCGGTGGGCGCCGACGTGGGCGAGGTGCGGCGGGGGATCGGCAGCGACGAGCGCATCGGCCCGGCCTTCCTCTTCGCCGGCATCGGCTACGGCGGGAGCTGCTTTCCCAAGGACGTGAAGGCGCTGGTGCACACCCTCTGCGAGTGCGGGGTCGACCCGGCCATCCTGGAGGGGGTGGAGAAGGTGAACGCGCAGCAGAAGGGCGTGCTGGTCGAGCGGGTGACGGAGCGCTTCGGCGCCGACCTCTCGGGGCGCACCTTCGCGGTGTGGGGGCTGGCCTTCAAGCCCGAGACCGACGACATGCGCGAGGCGCCCTCGCTCACCATCGTGCGCCGGCTCTGCGAGGCGGGGGCCACGGTGCGCGCGCACGACCCCGAGGCAGGGCACGAGGCCGAGCGGCACTTCGCCGACCTGCTGGCCGGCGGCGCGCTGGAGCTGTGCCCGCGCAACTACGACTGCCTTCCCGGCGCCGACGCGCTGCTGGTGCTGACCGAGTGGGCGCCGTACCGCGTTCCCGACTTCGACCGCATCCGCGCCGGGCTGGCCCAGCCGGTGGTGTTCGACGGGCGCAACCTCTGGGATCCCGCGCGCATGCGCGAGATGGGGTTCGAGTACGTGTCCGTGGGCCGCGCGCCGGCGTACCCGCCGCCCTCGGTGGTGCCCGCCCGGCCGGCCGTGGCCGGCGCCGCGAGCTGA